The following are encoded together in the Glycine max cultivar Williams 82 chromosome 8, Glycine_max_v4.0, whole genome shotgun sequence genome:
- the LOC100798948 gene encoding uncharacterized protein isoform X1 → MSSGGRAGKPKEEEQDGMSVHSPCKPPPSSASSLPKEQSQVELELRLLEALEIYPPMKLQGVHRHFVLYGLMEFLRRKFDRQFSSEEVLQLLDRFYNLEMLKTDDDEIDLLTREEEFSLPQSFFVKEET, encoded by the exons ATGAGCAGTGGCGGAAGGGCTGGGAAACCCAAAGAGGAGGAGCAAGATGGCATGTCCGTCCACTCTCCTTGCAAACCTCCTCCTTCCTCTGCTTCCTCTCTCCCCaag GAGCAGTCACAGGTTGAATTGGAGCTGAGATtgttggaagctcttgagattTACCCTCCAATGAAACTACAAG GAGTACATCGTCACTTTGTCCTTTATGGTCTGATGGAATTTCTAAGGAGGAAGTTTGACAGACAATTTTCTTCTGAGGAGGTCCTACAATTGCTGGATCGGTTCTACAACTTAGAAATGCTG AAAACAGATGATGACGAGATTGATTTGCTGACTCGCGAAGAAGAATTTTCCTTGCCTCAGAGTTTCTTTGTCAAGGAAGAAACCTGA
- the LOC100798948 gene encoding uncharacterized protein isoform X2: MSSGGRAGKPKEEEQDGMSVHSPCKPPPSSASSLPKSQVELELRLLEALEIYPPMKLQGVHRHFVLYGLMEFLRRKFDRQFSSEEVLQLLDRFYNLEMLKTDDDEIDLLTREEEFSLPQSFFVKEET; this comes from the exons ATGAGCAGTGGCGGAAGGGCTGGGAAACCCAAAGAGGAGGAGCAAGATGGCATGTCCGTCCACTCTCCTTGCAAACCTCCTCCTTCCTCTGCTTCCTCTCTCCCCaag TCACAGGTTGAATTGGAGCTGAGATtgttggaagctcttgagattTACCCTCCAATGAAACTACAAG GAGTACATCGTCACTTTGTCCTTTATGGTCTGATGGAATTTCTAAGGAGGAAGTTTGACAGACAATTTTCTTCTGAGGAGGTCCTACAATTGCTGGATCGGTTCTACAACTTAGAAATGCTG AAAACAGATGATGACGAGATTGATTTGCTGACTCGCGAAGAAGAATTTTCCTTGCCTCAGAGTTTCTTTGTCAAGGAAGAAACCTGA
- the LOC100795228 gene encoding chaperone protein ClpC, chloroplastic: MARVLAQSTGMPGLLSGRRHGPHKGSGKTKRSVKMMSTLRIPALRMSSFSGLRTLNPLDSVSRPRHTFPLTTTSRRERAKRCVPKAMFERFTEKAIKVIMLAQEEARRLGHNFVGTEQILLGLIGEGTGIAAKVLKSMGINLKDARVEVEKIIGRGSGFVAVEIPFTSRAKRVLELSLEEARQLGHNYIGSEHLLLGLLREGEGVAARVLENLAADPNNIRAQVIRMVGEGADSVGATVGPGSSNNNKMPTLEEYGTNLTKLAEEGKLDPVMGRQPQIERVTQILGRRTKNNPCLIGEPGVGKTAIAEGLAQRIANGDVPETIEGKKVITLDMGLLVAGTKYRGEFEERLKKLMEEIKQSDEIILFIDEVHTLIGAGAAEGAIDAANILKPALARGELQCIGATTLDEYRKHIEKDPALERRFQPVKVPEPTVNETIQILKGLRERYEIHHKLHYTDDALVAAAQLSHQYISDRFLPDKAIDLIDEAGSRVRLQHAQLPEEARELDKEVRQIVKEKEESVRNQDFEKAGELRDKEMDLKAQISALIEKGKEMSKAESEAGDEGPMVTEVDIQHIVSSWTGIPVEKVSTDESDRLLKMEETLHKRVIGQDEAVKAISRAIRRARVGLKNPNRPIASFIFSGPTGVGKSELAKALAAYYFGSEEAMIRLDMSEFMERHTVSKLIGSPPGYVGYTEGGQLTEAVRRRPYTVVLFDEIEKAHPDVFNMMLQILEDGRLTDSKGRTVDFKNTLLIMTSNVGSSVIEKGGRKIGFDLDYDEKDSSYNRIKSLVTEELKQYFRPEFLNRLDEMIVFRQLTKLEVKEIADIMLKEVFQRLKAKEIDLSVTERFRERVVDEGYNPSYGARPLRRAIMQLLEDSMAEKMLAREIKEGDSVIVDSDSEGNVIVLNGSSGAPDSLEDVLVS; encoded by the exons ATGGCTAGGGTTTTAGCTCAGTCTACTGGTATGCCTGGCCTACTGAGTGGGCGAAGGCATGGGCCGCATAAAGGATCAGGAAAAACGAAAAGATCTGTTAAAATGATGAGTACCTTACGAATTCCTGCTTTAAGAATGTCGAGTTTCTCTGGATTACGGACACTTAATCCTTTGGATTCTGTGTCGAGACCACGACACACTTTTCCGTTGACTACAACTTCTAGGCGCGAGAGGGCTAAAAGATGTGTACCTAAAGCTATGTTTGAGCGTTTCACAGAGAAGGCAATCAAAGTAATTATGCTAGCCCAGGAGGAAGCAAGACGACTGGGGCACAATTTTGTTGGAACGGAACAGATTCTATTGGGTCTCATTGGCGAAGGAACCGGCATTGCTGCTAAGGTTCTGAAGTCAATGGGAATTAACCTCAAGGATGCTCGGGTTGAAGTGGAGAAAATTATTGGAAGGGGTAGTGGATTTGTTGCTGTTGAGATTCCGTTTACTTCCCGTGCAAAGCGTGTTTTGGAACTCTCACTGGAGGAAGCTCGCCAACTTG GTCACAATTATATTGGATCTGAGCACTTGCTTCTTGGTCTCCTTCGAGAGGGTGAGGGTGTAGCAGCACGTGTTCTTGAAAATTTGGCTGCTGATCCAAACAATATTCGCGCTCAG GTTATCCGCATGGTTGGTGAGGGTGCTGACAGTGTTGGTGCTACTGTTGGCCCTGGAAGTAGTAATAACAACAAGATGCCAACTTTGGAGGAGTATGGCACCAATTTGACCAAGCTAGCGGAAGAG gGGAAATTGGATCCTGTCATGGGTAGGCAGCCACAAATTGAACGTGTCACTCAAATTTTGGGTCGTCGTACAAAAAATAATCCTTGTCTTATTGGGGAACCTGGGGTCGGGAAGACAGCTATTGCTGAAGGTCTTGCCCAAAGGATTGCAAATGGTGATGTACCTGAAACCATAGAGGGAAAGAAG GTTATAACCCTTGATATGGGTCTGCTGGTAGCTGGAACTAAATATCGTGGAGAATTTGAAGAGAGATTGAAGAAACTAATGGAGGAAATCAAACAAAGTGATGAGATAATACTCTTTATTGATGAAGTGCACACTCTAATTGGAGCTGGAGCAGCTGAGGGAGCAATTGATGctgcaaatatattaaaaccAGCTCTTGCCAGAGGTGAACTGCAG TGTATAGGAGCCACAACACTGGATGAATATAGGAAGCACATTGAAAAGGATCCAGCTTTGGAGAGGCGATTCCAGCCAGTTAAAGTGCCAGAGCCAACTGTCAATGAAACCATACAAATACTGAAAGGACTCAGAGAACGCTATGAAATTCACCACAAGCTTCATTACACAGATGATGCTCTTGTAGCTGCTGCCCAGCTATCACACCAATATATTAG TGATCGATTTTTGCCAGACAAAGCTATAGATTTAATTGATGAAGCAGGTTCTCGAGTCCGGCTTCAACATGCACAG TTACCTGAAGAAGCAAGAGAGCTTGACAAGGAGGTTAGACAGATtgtaaaggagaaagaagaatcTGTTCGCAATCAAGACTTTGAGAAG GCCGGAGAGCTAAGAGATAAAGAAATGGATCTTAAGGCGCAGATATCTGCACTTATAGAAAAAGGCAAGGAGATGAGTAAGGCAGAAAGTGAGGCAGGAGATGAAGGTCCCATGGTCACTGAAGTTGACATACAACATATTGTCTCCTCCTGGACTGGTATTCCTGTGGAGAAAGTCTCGACTGATGAATCTGATCGCCTCCTCAAAATGGAAGAGACTTTACACAAGCGAGTCATAGGTCAGGATGAAGCAGTGAAAGCCATAAGCAGGGCCATCCGTCGAGCCAGGGTTGGACTGAAGAACCCTAACCGTCCAattgccagcttcatcttttctGGGCCAACTGGTGTGGGGAAGTCTGAGTTGGCCAAAGCATTGGCTGCATACTACTTTGGTTCTGAAGAAGCCATGATTCGGCTTGACATGAGTGAATTCATGGAAAGGCACACAGTCTCGAAACTTATTGGTTCACCTCCTGGATACGTTGGTTACACTGAGGGTGGTCAACTGACTGAGGCAGTTCGCCGTCGTCCCTATACTGTTGTACTCTTTGATGAGATTGAGAAAGCCCATCCTGATGTATTCAACATGATGCTTCAGATCCTGGAAGATGGAAGATTAACAGACAGCAAAGGAAGAACTGTGGACTTCAAGAACACGCTTCTTATAATGACATCAAATGTTGGAAGCAGTGTAATTGAGAAAGGAGGCCGTAAAATAGGATTTGACCTTGATTATGATGAGAAGGATAGCAGTTACAACCGAATCAAGAGCTTGGTGACTGAGGAACTGAAGCAATACTTTAGGCCAGAGTTCTTGAATAGGTTGGATGAAATGATTGTTTTCAGGCAACTCACAAAATTGGAGGTTAAGGAGATAGCAGACATAATGCTGAAGGAGGTGTTCCAGAGACTGAAAGCTAAAGAGATTGATCTTTCAGTGACAGAAAGATTTAGGGAGAGGGTGGTTGACGAAGGATATAATCCTAGTTATGGGGCTAGGCCTCTAAGAAGAGCCATAATGCAACTTTTGGAGGATAGCATGGCTGAGAAGATGCTTGCTAGAGAGATTAAGGAGGGTGACTCAGTTATAGTTGATTCTGATTCTGAGGGTAATGTGATTGTGCTCAACGGTAGTAGTGGTGCCCCAGATTCactagaagatgtcttagttagttga